In the Callospermophilus lateralis isolate mCalLat2 chromosome 19, mCalLat2.hap1, whole genome shotgun sequence genome, atttcaaggGGGCAACAGCAGAGCAATTAAGTATGAGACTGAGAAGGAAAGTCACTTCTCTCTGGCCTTGGGTGGGTAGGATGCTGGAGGGAGGTGAAAGGTAGTTGAGGAAGGGTCTCCTATTAGCAAAGGTCAGAGGAGCAGTGAACAACCTGCCCAGTCCCCACTATCTGGACTATACCAACTGTTCTGAGCACCTACTCTGGCAAAGCCATGGCTCCTGGGGCCCCTGTGCCATGCCCCTCTTTGGAATGTTGTTGAGATGTTACACTGTAAGTGCAGTCCTCAGAGTTCAACATACTTGCACAAGTCCACACCCAAGAGACTACTGCTTCCTGGCTCCCAGCAGCTCATTCCAACCCATCTCAGGCAATCCTCACCACACCCTGAGGGAGGAGCCTACTGGGGAGGGTTTGGGGAGCAGAGCCAGGCATGGCCCTGACCTGTGCTGCCCACAGGTGATGCTGGAGCAGATGCAGGGCGTGGTGCGCCTGGAGCTGTCGGGCTGCAACGACTTCACTGAGGCAGGGCTGTGGTCCAGCCTCAGTGCGCGGATCACCTCGCTGAGCGTGAGCGACTGCATCAATGTGGCCGACGACGCCATCGCGGCCATCTCGCAGCTGCTGCCTAACCTGGCGGAGCTGAGCCTGCAGGCCTACCACGTGACGGACACGGCGCTGGCCTACTTCACTGCGCGGCAGGGTCACAGCACGCACACGCTGCGTCTGCTCTCTTGCTGGGAAATCACTAACCACGGCGTGGTCAACGTGGTGCACAGCCTGCCCAACCTCACAGCACTCAGCCTCTCAGGCTGTTCAAAGGTCACCGATGATGGTGTTGAGCTCGTAGCGGAGAACCTACGCAAGCTGCGTAGCCTCGACCTGTCGTGGTGCCCTCGCATCACAGACATGGCACTAGAGTATGTAGCCTGCGACCTGCACCGCCTGGAGGAGCTTGTGCTGGACAGGTGCGCATGTCCCCGCACCCACTGCGGGGTCACCATGTACCGGAAGCCTAGAGTGGGTGGGTCTGAGTCCATGGGCTTCTGGTGTGGGTGAGGCTGCTGAGGGGACAGACAGTGACAGATCTATGGTGTAGTGGGCAGCACCAGCGAGAGCAAAGTGCCAATAGTCGGGGGAACTACAGCAATGTTTGGTTGAACCCAAATCCTTCCCAGAAGCTGGTGCTAGGacatgcggggggggggggtaattGAAGAGGGGTGGGCTACAGGATGGTGGGGCCATCATGGGTGAGGTGGGGGTTTGCGCTAGGGACAAGGTGGGGTAGGGGGTAGGTCGCGGCAGCTTAGGGGGCGGGTGAAGTGATTTGAAGGTGGGCAGTCCCCCTCTGGTGCCACCACAGGTGTGTACGCATCACGGACACTGGCCTCAGCTATTTGTCCACCATGTCATCCCTCCGCAGCCTCTACCTGCGATGGTGCTGCCAGGTACTGGACCTTCATGCCTTCTGTGATAGGGGGATAGGCAGGCGTGGTGGGGGGTGAGGGGAAAGCACCAGTCCAGCCTGCTTACCTTTTTCCGGCCCCACTCAGATCCCACAGGGGTCTAAGATCCATTTGCACCCATTATCGAACCTAGACAGAACAGGTGGGGACCCCAGGGTCCTCAACAGCACTTCCCAGCCTCTGGCTGGTGGGGGGGGGCATTGAGAAACCTCCATCTTGAACCCTGCCTCCAGCAACTCCTGCGGCTCCAGGTTCAGTTAACTTGCCCTCTCCCACTTTTGCCCAGGTGCAGGACTTCGGGCTGAAGCACCTCCTGGCCATGAGGAGTTTGCGTCTCTTGTCTCTGGCAGGTGAGACCCTCCCTCCCCTGCATGCCTCCCAGGCAGTGTCCACTACACTCATCTAGTCCTCCCTTGTGCGGATTCACACCTGACTTTGGATGGCTGAGTTGCAGGTTCAAGTTAGGAGAGGGGCAAGCTGTAGTCCATCTCAGGCATCGCCGGGCTCCTCCCAGAGCCACTCGGCCCAAGGAGGCCCCTGCCACTCAGCAAGGACCTAAGAGCCCAGCATGGGCCTCTCCCACTCAGCTCAAGGCCCATCCACAGAGTGCTGGCCCGCGGGGTCCCAGTTTTTTGTCTGGCAAAGCTGAGCCCCACCATTGTTCCCACTGGTTTGATTCAGGCTGCCCACTGCTGACCACCACGGGGCTGTCGGGCTTGGTGCAGCTGCAGGAGCTGGAGGAGCTGGAGCTGACCAATTGCCCGGGAGCCACACCTGAGCTCTTCAAGTACTTCTCGCAGCATCTGCCCCGCTGCCTAGTCATCGAGTAGCGCTGGGCTCCCACCCAGGCCTCGGGAACCGCCACGCTCTGGGCGGGGCGAGGGGCTCTTCCAGGCCCCTCGGTGGACCTTGCCCAGCAGCCGCGTATGATCCCGCGCGGGAGGCGGGACGAGTTGAGGACAGCCCCGCGCCGCGCCGCCCTCGGCCCCCTCCGCTCCTCTTTCTGTCCGCCCCAGGCAGGGGACGACCAGGCCAGCcccacgcacgcacgcacactcGGGGACTTTGTGCATGCCCCTCGTGCCCGCACTGCACGCCCGCCCTCCACCACGCCACAGCCGCCGCCATCACTCGCCCGCCCCGCTGCGGGGCTCGGTCCCTGGGGGGCACTCTGAGCCCGCCCGCCCCCCTCCCCCGCCGCTGCCTTCCCTGCCACACCCCGCTCTCTGCCTCCCTGCTGTCCCCCATCCCGGGCAGGGCCCAGAGGATTGGGGGGCTGGGTCCCCCAGGACTCAGGGGCCCGGAAGAGCCTCAAGGACCTTCAACATCTTCCACTGCACGGCGCCTGGAGCCCTCTCTCTTAGGGGCGAGGGGACTCAGGCCACTGCCAAAGCCATGGCCCAATGAGGAGCCCAACTCCaagcccctcctcctcccccatgCCTGCCCAACACAAGGGGCCTTTTTCCCTTACTGTTGAGTGGGCAGTCCCTGTTGACTTCCCCTCCtaccccctcccccgcccccgcccccaacCCCACCGCCGCCCACACTGGCCTTTTACAGATCCTTGGCCCCTGGCCCCTAGGATAGCATTGAGATGGCAATGACCTTGGAATAATCAACATTAGCCCAGCCAAGTGCAGCCCACCTCAGTCCAGGAGCGGTACAGGCACCTAGAGAGACCCCAAGTTGGAGTCATCCTTAGGGTTGTCAGGCTTGGGAGCAGTCTTGCCCAGCCACAGCCCTGCGCCAGTGGGGCTCAGGCCTGTCAGCACCACGATTCATCCTGGGCAAGTTTGTGCAGAAGCGGGCCCAGACAAGGGGTCAGGATCAGCACTAACCAGcgactctgatcttccagtggccAGCACACCATCCACACTCTGCAAGGAGGGAGGGCTCCATTCTAGCCCCACCCCATTTGCCCCTCCCCAGTTTCCCAAACCTCTACCTGCCCAAATGGGCTCCAACCGTGTCCCGTGTCCTGTCTGATCCCAAGAAGTTTGGAAGTTCTGGGGGATGCTGGCACATCTTGACAATGCTGAGGAGGGGGCTGGGACCCCTTTCCATCCCAACCTTGATCCCCAGATTTAGCATCCACACCAATCTTGGGACACCCCTATTTGGTTGGAAGGGAGTAACCAGTTTCCAGAGAGCCAGAGAGTGAAAGAGCGAGAGAAAGAGagcgagtgagagagagagatgctgtTGAAGCAGAGAAACAGTTCCAACAGCCCAAAGAGTTCCCTGCCCCCGAGTGTGGAGGAGGCCCCATgtggaagtggtcaggagccatttTCTTCAGGCCCTCCTCCCATAGCCCCCCCAGTAGGGAGGGGGCAGCTGTCCATTTGCCCAAAGTATTAATGCAACTGAAGCTGTGATATTTCCAACGACTGTAGGAGGAAAATTTAAGGggagaaaggaaaacaaacaaaaccaaccaacccCTAAAATCATTTTCTTATTGTACATAACGACCTCATTCTCCTGTATATGCGGAAGATATAACCTTATATTTGGTAAGTGTTTCTTGTGCTATTTTATCACGTGAcctgtttataaaaatatatattaaaaaaagttgTAAAAATATGAGTCTGGGTTGTGTTCAGGTCACCACATGATAGTGCAGGAGG is a window encoding:
- the Fbxl16 gene encoding F-box/LRR-repeat protein 16, with protein sequence MSSPGVNGDPKPPCLPRNGLVKLPGQPNGLGAASITKGTPAAKNRPCQPPPPPTLPPPSLASPLSRGTLAGGPCPLAGGPASASVPGPPAERPPLATDEKILNGLFWYFSACEKCVLAQVCKAWRRVLYQPKFWAGLTPVLHAKELYNVLPSGEKEFVNLQGFAARGFEGFCLVGVSDLDICEFIDNYALSKKGVKAMSLKRSTITDAGLEVMLEQMQGVVRLELSGCNDFTEAGLWSSLSARITSLSVSDCINVADDAIAAISQLLPNLAELSLQAYHVTDTALAYFTARQGHSTHTLRLLSCWEITNHGVVNVVHSLPNLTALSLSGCSKVTDDGVELVAENLRKLRSLDLSWCPRITDMALEYVACDLHRLEELVLDRCVRITDTGLSYLSTMSSLRSLYLRWCCQVQDFGLKHLLAMRSLRLLSLAGCPLLTTTGLSGLVQLQELEELELTNCPGATPELFKYFSQHLPRCLVIE